A window of the Janthinobacterium agaricidamnosum NBRC 102515 = DSM 9628 genome harbors these coding sequences:
- a CDS encoding adenylosuccinate synthase, with translation MSKKIMAKNVVVIGTQWGDEGKGKIVDWLTDHAQGVVRFQGGHNAGHTLVIGGVKTALQLIPSGIMRPGVACYIGNGVVVSVPDVLREIDKLEKVGVEVASRLKVSDAAPVILPYHSALDLAREAARGAAKIGTTGKGIGPAYEDKVARRAIRVADLLNEKRFAEKLAENLDYHNFVLEHYLKAPRVEYQKTLDDALAYVPRLRPMVTDVSSALYAAHKAGANLLFEGAQGSLLDVDHGTYPFVTSSNCVAGNASAGAGVGPNMLHYIMGITKAYTTRVGSGPFPSELPTDAGVGHHLAQVGHEFGTVTGRARRCGWFDAALLRRSVQINGVTGMCLTKLDVLDGIATLKLCTGYTIDGVSVDIFPSGAEEAARCVPVYEEMPGWTESTVGAKSLAALPATARAYIKRIEELVGVPVDMVSTGPDREETIVLRHPFE, from the coding sequence ATGTCAAAGAAAATTATGGCAAAGAACGTCGTTGTCATCGGCACCCAATGGGGCGATGAAGGTAAAGGCAAGATCGTCGACTGGTTGACCGATCACGCCCAGGGCGTGGTGCGCTTCCAGGGCGGCCACAATGCAGGCCACACGCTGGTCATCGGCGGCGTCAAAACCGCCTTGCAACTGATCCCTTCGGGCATCATGCGCCCGGGCGTCGCCTGCTACATCGGTAACGGCGTGGTGGTGTCGGTGCCGGACGTGCTGCGCGAAATCGACAAGCTGGAAAAAGTCGGCGTCGAAGTCGCGTCGCGCCTGAAAGTGTCGGACGCCGCACCGGTGATCCTGCCTTACCACTCGGCGCTCGACCTGGCCCGTGAAGCGGCGCGCGGTGCGGCCAAGATCGGCACCACCGGCAAGGGCATCGGCCCGGCCTACGAAGACAAAGTGGCGCGCCGCGCGATCCGCGTCGCCGACTTGCTGAACGAAAAACGTTTCGCCGAAAAACTGGCCGAAAACCTGGATTACCACAATTTCGTGCTGGAGCACTACCTGAAGGCGCCACGCGTCGAGTACCAGAAAACCCTGGATGACGCGCTGGCCTACGTGCCGCGTTTGCGTCCGATGGTGACCGACGTGTCGAGCGCGCTGTACGCCGCGCACAAGGCCGGCGCCAACCTGCTGTTCGAAGGCGCGCAAGGTTCCTTGCTCGACGTCGACCACGGCACCTATCCGTTCGTCACCTCGTCCAACTGCGTGGCGGGCAATGCGTCGGCCGGCGCCGGCGTCGGTCCGAACATGCTGCACTACATCATGGGCATCACCAAGGCCTACACCACCCGCGTCGGTTCCGGTCCGTTCCCTTCGGAACTGCCGACCGATGCAGGCGTGGGCCACCATCTGGCGCAAGTCGGCCATGAATTCGGCACCGTGACGGGCCGCGCCCGCCGCTGCGGCTGGTTCGACGCTGCCTTGCTGCGCCGCTCGGTGCAAATCAACGGCGTGACCGGCATGTGCCTGACCAAGCTGGACGTGCTGGACGGCATCGCAACACTGAAACTGTGCACCGGCTACACCATCGACGGCGTGTCCGTGGACATCTTCCCGTCGGGCGCGGAAGAAGCCGCCCGTTGCGTGCCGGTGTACGAAGAGATGCCGGGCTGGACCGAAAGCACCGTCGGCGCCAAGTCGCTGGCGGCGTTGCCGGCCACCGCGCGCGCCTACATCAAACGTATCGAAGAATTGGTCGGTGTGCCAGTCGATATGGTATCCACCGGTCCTGACCGCGAAGAAACCATCGTCTTGCGCCATCCATTCGAATAA
- a CDS encoding ATP phosphoribosyltransferase regulatory subunit, with amino-acid sequence MPNWLLPENIADVLPSEARKIEELRRLMLDNFRLYGYELVMPPLLEYLESLMTGAGKDTDLRTFKLVDQLSGRMLGLRADMTTQVARIDAHLLNRASVTRLCYAGSVLHTRPSGLHATREPLQIGAEMYGHGGLEADAEIQELALASLALAGFTEVRLDLSHAGLLRAIIVEDAAALKDEAALYALLRAKDAPGLRDISAGYGAATRGALLALPGLYGDIDVLARAREVLPALPGVTRALAELAALAGSALGRAEVAIDLADLRGYQYESGAMFALYVPGLPNAVARGGRYDHVGEAFGRARPATGFSLDLRELARLLPTAERKHSIRAPWGNAPELKEKIAALRKAGEVVIQSMPGHSNEQDEFECDRALVLADNGSSWILKNLG; translated from the coding sequence ATGCCGAATTGGCTTTTGCCCGAAAATATTGCCGATGTTTTGCCGTCGGAAGCGCGCAAGATCGAAGAGCTGCGTCGTTTGATGCTGGATAATTTCCGTCTGTACGGATATGAACTGGTGATGCCGCCGCTGCTCGAATACCTGGAGTCGCTGATGACCGGCGCCGGCAAGGATACCGACCTGCGCACCTTCAAGCTGGTCGACCAGCTGTCGGGCCGCATGCTCGGCCTGCGCGCCGACATGACCACCCAGGTGGCGCGCATCGATGCGCACTTGCTGAACCGCGCGTCGGTGACCCGCTTGTGCTACGCCGGCAGCGTGCTGCACACCCGTCCGTCGGGTTTGCACGCGACCCGCGAACCGCTGCAGATCGGCGCCGAAATGTATGGTCACGGCGGCCTGGAAGCCGACGCTGAAATCCAGGAACTGGCGCTGGCCTCGCTGGCCCTGGCCGGTTTCACCGAAGTGCGGCTGGACTTGTCGCATGCCGGACTGCTGCGCGCCATCATCGTCGAAGACGCGGCCGCGCTGAAGGACGAAGCGGCGCTGTACGCGCTGCTGCGCGCCAAGGATGCGCCGGGCCTGCGCGACATCAGCGCCGGGTACGGCGCCGCCACGCGCGGCGCCTTGCTGGCGTTGCCGGGACTGTATGGCGACATCGACGTGCTGGCGCGCGCCCGCGAAGTCTTGCCGGCGCTGCCGGGCGTGACCCGCGCGCTGGCCGAACTCGCCGCGCTGGCCGGCTCGGCGTTGGGCCGCGCCGAGGTGGCGATCGATCTGGCCGACTTGCGCGGCTATCAATATGAAAGCGGCGCGATGTTCGCCTTGTACGTGCCGGGCTTGCCGAACGCGGTGGCGCGCGGCGGCCGTTACGATCACGTCGGCGAAGCGTTCGGCCGGGCCCGCCCGGCGACCGGCTTTTCGCTCGACTTGCGCGAACTGGCGCGCCTGTTGCCGACCGCGGAGCGCAAGCATTCGATCCGCGCACCGTGGGGCAACGCACCAGAATTGAAGGAAAAAATCGCCGCGCTGCGCAAAGCGGGCGAGGTGGTGATCCAGAGCATGCCTGGTCACAGTAATGAACAAGACGAGTTCGAGTGCGATCGCGCGCTGGTGCTTGCCGATAATGGTAGTAGCTGGATTCTTAAAAACTTAGGTTAA
- the hflC gene encoding protease modulator HflC, translating into MNRIVAALIAGFIVILLLSSTVFVVDQRKYAIVFALGEVKQVISEPGLHFKLPPPFQNVLYLDKRILTIDTPEPERFITAEKKNILVDAFVKWRIIEPKLYFVSFGGDEGRARDRMSQIVKAALNDEITKRTVREVISGQRGKVMESIRAKVVAEAKLIGVEIIDVRLKRVDYVEQINNSVYDRMKSERVRVANELRSTGSADSEKIRADADKQRTVILAEAYRDAEKIRGEGDAKASQIYAQAFGRNPEFYKFYRSLEAYRATFKNHGDVMVVDANSDFFKYFKGSGSAGPAAPARK; encoded by the coding sequence ATGAATCGTATCGTAGCAGCCCTGATCGCGGGCTTTATCGTGATCCTGCTGTTGTCGTCCACCGTGTTCGTGGTCGACCAGCGCAAGTACGCCATCGTGTTCGCCCTGGGTGAGGTCAAGCAGGTGATCAGCGAGCCGGGCTTGCACTTCAAGCTGCCGCCGCCGTTCCAGAACGTGCTGTACCTGGACAAGCGCATCCTGACCATCGATACGCCTGAACCGGAACGTTTTATCACCGCCGAAAAGAAAAACATTTTGGTCGATGCCTTCGTCAAATGGCGCATCATCGAACCGAAACTGTATTTCGTCAGTTTCGGCGGCGATGAGGGCCGCGCGCGCGACCGCATGTCGCAAATCGTCAAGGCGGCGCTGAACGATGAAATCACCAAGCGCACCGTGCGCGAAGTGATTTCGGGCCAGCGCGGCAAGGTGATGGAATCGATCCGCGCCAAGGTGGTGGCGGAAGCCAAGCTGATTGGCGTCGAGATCATCGACGTGCGCCTGAAGCGTGTCGATTATGTCGAGCAGATCAATAACTCGGTGTACGACCGCATGAAGTCGGAGCGGGTACGGGTGGCGAATGAATTGCGTTCGACCGGTTCGGCCGATTCGGAAAAAATCCGCGCCGACGCCGACAAGCAGCGCACCGTGATTTTGGCCGAAGCCTACCGCGACGCTGAAAAGATCCGCGGCGAGGGCGATGCCAAGGCGTCGCAGATTTACGCCCAGGCGTTTGGCAGGAACCCGGAGTTCTACAAGTTCTACCGCAGCCTGGAAGCGTATCGCGCCACCTTTAAAAATCATGGCGACGTGATGGTGGTCGACGCCAATTCGGACTTCTTCAAATACTTCAAGGGTTCCGGCTCCGCCGGCCCGGCGGCTCCGGCCAGGAAGTAA
- the hflK gene encoding FtsH protease activity modulator HflK: MLVNLNKKLGLKLSLNDPRWGNRKDDGKKAQEGKKPGEGPPDLDQLWRDFNQRLNAFFGQKNRPDNGGGAGGGGQRPDMKGAGITAGVVGGIAVLIWLASGAFIVQEGQSGVVLTFGKYSHTTPSGFNWRLPYPIQSNEIVNVSQVRTVEVGYRSTLKNKQAGESLMLTDDENIIDIQFAVQYTLKDPVAWLFNNRDAEESLRQVAETAIREIVGRSKMDFVLYEGREKVAFDTQQLMQHVLDRYAVGAQITNVTMQAVQPPEQVQSAFDDAVKAGQDRERQKNEGQAYANDVIPKARGAAFRLIQEAEAYRSLVTENAEGNASRFQQVLVEYQKAPAVTRDRMYLETMQQVFSSASKVMVDAKNGSNLLYLPLDKLISQAAAGDATAAAARAAASAAAAPQPPVNAVLPQEVVIEGSRSRSRDSSRERESR; the protein is encoded by the coding sequence ATGCTTGTCAACCTCAACAAAAAACTAGGCTTGAAGTTATCCCTCAACGATCCCCGCTGGGGCAATCGCAAGGATGACGGCAAGAAAGCCCAAGAAGGCAAAAAGCCAGGCGAAGGTCCTCCCGACCTCGACCAACTGTGGCGCGATTTCAACCAGCGCCTGAACGCCTTTTTCGGCCAGAAGAACCGGCCCGACAATGGCGGTGGCGCGGGGGGCGGCGGCCAGCGTCCGGACATGAAGGGCGCCGGCATCACCGCCGGCGTGGTCGGCGGCATCGCCGTGCTGATCTGGCTTGCCAGCGGCGCCTTCATCGTCCAGGAAGGCCAGTCCGGCGTGGTGCTGACGTTCGGCAAATACAGCCATACCACGCCGTCCGGCTTCAACTGGCGCCTGCCGTATCCGATACAGTCGAATGAAATCGTCAACGTGTCGCAAGTGCGCACGGTGGAAGTCGGCTACCGTTCGACGCTGAAGAACAAGCAGGCCGGCGAATCGCTGATGCTGACCGACGATGAAAACATCATCGACATCCAGTTCGCGGTGCAATACACGCTGAAGGACCCGGTGGCCTGGCTGTTCAACAACCGCGACGCGGAAGAGTCGCTGCGCCAGGTCGCCGAAACGGCGATCCGCGAAATCGTCGGCCGCAGCAAGATGGACTTCGTGCTGTATGAAGGCCGCGAAAAGGTCGCCTTCGACACGCAGCAGCTGATGCAGCATGTGCTGGACCGTTACGCGGTCGGCGCGCAAATCACCAACGTCACGATGCAGGCGGTGCAGCCGCCGGAGCAGGTGCAAAGCGCGTTCGACGACGCCGTCAAGGCGGGCCAGGACCGCGAGCGTCAAAAGAACGAAGGCCAGGCCTACGCCAACGACGTGATCCCGAAAGCGCGCGGCGCGGCATTCCGCCTGATCCAGGAAGCCGAGGCATACCGTTCGCTGGTCACTGAAAACGCCGAGGGTAATGCTTCGCGCTTCCAGCAAGTGCTGGTCGAGTACCAGAAGGCGCCGGCCGTCACGCGCGACCGGATGTACCTGGAAACCATGCAGCAAGTGTTCTCCAGCGCCAGCAAGGTCATGGTCGACGCCAAGAACGGCAGCAACCTGCTGTATCTGCCGCTCGACAAGCTGATCTCCCAGGCCGCCGCCGGCGACGCCACGGCAGCCGCGGCGCGCGCGGCCGCCAGTGCCGCCGCCGCGCCGCAGCCGCCGGTCAATGCCGTGCTGCCGCAGGAAGTCGTCATCGAAGGGTCGCGCAGTCGTTCCCGGGATTCCTCACGTGAACGGGAGAGTCGTTAA
- the hflX gene encoding GTPase HflX, producing the protein MRAALVGVDFGQGDFAASVEELTLLSRSAGAEPIMTITAKRSSPDSAYFVGSGKADEIGDAVLNDGLEIVIFNHALSPAQQRNLEKRLNTRVLDRTSLILDIFAQRAKSHEGKLQVELAQLQHLATRLIRGWTHLERQKGGIGLRGPGETQLETDRRLIGDRVKALRARLEKLHKQRETQRRSRGRSHTFSVSLVGYTNAGKSTLFNAVTKAGVYVADQLFATLDTTSRRVYLGQEVGNVVISDTVGFVRELPHQLVAAFRATLEETIHADLLLHVVDAASPVRMEQIEQVNLVLKEIGADHIPQILVWNKIDAADLEPSVERDENDKLHRVFISARTGSGLDLLREAIVEAARDAPAAAHLYHHGDAAMQDDQADDLQDDAGQDQAVEADQADSIPTHSQVGTR; encoded by the coding sequence ATGCGCGCGGCCCTAGTCGGCGTCGATTTCGGCCAGGGCGACTTTGCCGCCAGCGTCGAGGAATTGACGTTGCTATCGCGTTCCGCGGGAGCGGAGCCGATCATGACCATCACGGCAAAGCGCTCCAGTCCCGATTCCGCATATTTCGTCGGTAGCGGCAAGGCCGATGAAATCGGCGACGCCGTCCTCAACGACGGGCTGGAAATCGTCATCTTCAACCACGCCTTGTCGCCTGCCCAGCAGCGCAACCTGGAAAAACGCCTGAATACCCGGGTGCTCGACCGTACCAGCCTGATCCTCGATATCTTTGCGCAGCGCGCCAAGAGCCACGAAGGAAAATTGCAGGTCGAGCTGGCCCAGTTGCAGCATCTGGCCACCCGCCTGATACGCGGCTGGACCCATCTGGAACGGCAAAAAGGCGGTATCGGCTTGCGCGGTCCCGGCGAAACCCAGCTGGAAACCGACCGCCGGCTGATCGGCGACCGTGTCAAGGCCTTGCGCGCGCGGCTGGAAAAGCTGCACAAGCAACGCGAAACCCAGCGCCGCTCGCGCGGCCGCAGCCATACGTTTTCAGTGTCGCTGGTCGGTTATACCAATGCCGGCAAGTCGACCCTGTTCAACGCCGTGACCAAGGCCGGCGTGTACGTGGCCGACCAATTGTTCGCCACCCTGGATACCACTTCGCGGCGGGTCTATCTCGGCCAGGAAGTGGGCAACGTGGTGATCTCGGACACGGTCGGTTTCGTGCGCGAATTGCCGCACCAGCTGGTGGCGGCTTTCCGCGCCACGCTGGAAGAGACCATTCACGCGGATTTGCTGCTGCACGTCGTCGACGCCGCGTCGCCGGTGCGCATGGAGCAGATCGAACAGGTCAACCTGGTCTTGAAAGAGATCGGCGCCGATCACATTCCGCAGATTCTGGTGTGGAACAAGATCGACGCGGCTGACCTGGAGCCGTCGGTCGAACGCGATGAAAACGACAAGCTGCACCGCGTTTTCATCAGTGCCCGGACCGGCAGCGGTCTCGACCTGTTGCGTGAGGCCATCGTCGAAGCGGCCAGGGACGCGCCGGCGGCGGCCCATCTCTATCATCACGGCGACGCCGCAATGCAGGACGATCAGGCGGATGATCTGCAGGATGACGCCGGCCAGGATCAGGCAGTAGAAGCTGACCAGGCTGATAGTATTCCAACCCACTCCCAAGTCGGAACACGATAG
- the hfq gene encoding RNA chaperone Hfq produces MSNKGQLLQDPFLNALRKEHVPVSIYLVNGIKLQGHIESFDQYVVLLRNTVTQMVYKHAISTVVPARAVNLNIESEAE; encoded by the coding sequence ATGAGCAACAAAGGGCAACTGTTACAAGACCCATTCCTCAATGCATTACGCAAAGAGCATGTTCCAGTGTCGATTTACCTGGTTAATGGCATTAAATTGCAGGGCCATATCGAATCTTTCGATCAATATGTCGTGTTGCTGCGCAATACGGTAACCCAGATGGTTTATAAGCATGCCATCTCGACAGTGGTGCCGGCTCGCGCCGTCAATCTCAATATTGAATCCGAAGCGGAGTAA
- the der gene encoding ribosome biogenesis GTPase Der produces the protein MKPVIALVGRPNVGKSTLFNRLTRSRDALVADLPGLTRDRHYGEGRVGERPFLVIDTGGFEPVAKEGIMHQMALQTKQAVAEADVVVFIVDGRQGLTPHDKTIVDFLRKSGRPVLLVVNKSEGMRYTAVVSEFYELGMGDPYAISSAHGDGVTDLVEVALDLAFAQRPEEPEELEKADRGIKIAIVGRPNVGKSTLVNTLLGEERVIAFDMPGTTRDSIEIPFERDGQKYTLIDTAGIRRRGKVFEAIEKFSVVKTLQSISEANVVVLLLDAQQDISEQDAHIAGFVLETGRALVVGVNKWDGLQSHQRDEIKIDIDRKLDFLSFAQTHFISALKGSGIAPLMKSLNAAYAAAMCDLSTPKLTRALIEAVEKQEPRRKGSIRPKLRYAHQGGMNPPVIVIHGNALDAVGDPYKRYLEKHFRDTFSLVGTPLRIELRTGKNPFARTPK, from the coding sequence ATGAAGCCGGTAATTGCACTAGTAGGTCGACCCAACGTTGGGAAATCGACTTTATTCAATCGTCTGACCCGCTCGCGCGATGCGCTGGTGGCGGACTTGCCTGGGTTGACGCGCGATCGTCACTATGGCGAGGGCCGTGTCGGCGAACGTCCCTTCCTGGTCATCGATACGGGCGGTTTCGAGCCCGTCGCCAAGGAAGGCATCATGCACCAGATGGCCTTGCAAACCAAGCAAGCCGTGGCCGAGGCCGACGTGGTGGTCTTCATCGTCGACGGCCGCCAGGGTTTGACGCCGCACGACAAGACCATCGTCGACTTCCTGCGCAAGAGCGGTCGTCCGGTATTGCTGGTGGTTAACAAGAGCGAGGGCATGCGCTATACGGCGGTGGTGTCCGAGTTCTACGAACTGGGCATGGGCGATCCGTACGCGATTTCGTCGGCCCACGGCGACGGCGTGACCGACCTGGTCGAAGTGGCGCTGGACCTGGCCTTTGCGCAGCGTCCGGAAGAACCGGAAGAGCTGGAAAAAGCCGACCGCGGCATCAAGATCGCCATCGTCGGCCGGCCGAACGTCGGCAAGTCGACGCTGGTCAATACGCTGCTGGGCGAAGAGCGCGTGATCGCCTTCGACATGCCGGGCACGACCCGCGACTCGATCGAGATTCCGTTCGAGCGCGACGGCCAGAAATACACGCTGATCGATACCGCCGGCATCCGCCGCCGCGGCAAGGTATTCGAAGCGATCGAGAAATTCTCGGTGGTGAAAACCCTGCAATCGATTTCCGAAGCCAACGTGGTGGTGCTGCTGCTCGACGCGCAGCAGGATATCTCGGAGCAGGATGCGCATATCGCCGGCTTCGTGCTGGAAACCGGCCGTGCGCTGGTGGTCGGCGTGAATAAATGGGATGGCTTGCAATCGCACCAGCGCGACGAAATCAAGATCGATATCGACCGCAAGCTGGACTTCCTGTCGTTTGCCCAGACCCACTTCATTTCGGCGCTGAAGGGCAGCGGCATCGCTCCGCTGATGAAGTCGCTCAACGCGGCCTACGCGGCCGCCATGTGCGACCTGTCGACGCCGAAGCTGACCCGCGCGCTGATCGAGGCGGTGGAGAAGCAGGAACCGCGCCGCAAGGGATCGATCCGTCCGAAACTGCGCTATGCGCACCAGGGCGGCATGAACCCGCCGGTGATCGTGATTCACGGTAATGCGCTGGACGCCGTCGGCGACCCGTACAAGCGTTATCTGGAAAAACATTTCCGGGATACATTCTCACTGGTCGGCACGCCGTTGCGCATTGAATTGCGTACCGGTAAAAATCCATTTGCCCGAACGCCGAAATAA